From a single Collimonas pratensis genomic region:
- a CDS encoding MFS transporter: MRKLSADPMLRHHDFRRFWLTTGIASFGEQISSLAIPLTAVLLLRATPEQMGLLIALQTLPFALFSLPAGVWLDRRSKYPVLLWSECMFGCVLAVIPISYWLGVLSMHVIYTVGFLMGVGFVIGGSAAQVFLAQLVGRDQLLSAQSKFAATDSMARLIGPGIAGMLVQLLTAPVAVLVNALSFLLSWWNLRHLKKRDPYPAPSSRHPFREMVDGIKMVRNHEVLWALAWGTALWQILFNGYLALQILFATHQLGMSPGVLGAAQTLGGLGVLVSSMLLKPLSRRFGSGRTILIGLAGTAAAWLLLAAIPATIFGSSALSALAYGVVVFVFDCSAMLYFMPYLALRLKLTPDAFHGRMVSTMRFMTVAAAPLGALSAGWIAEHLGVRSGLIAIAVGGSLLTFGLIKASPLRDIRD, translated from the coding sequence ATGCGCAAGCTGTCGGCCGATCCGATGCTGCGCCACCACGACTTCCGCCGTTTCTGGCTGACTACCGGCATCGCCAGCTTCGGCGAACAGATCAGCAGCCTGGCGATTCCGCTGACCGCGGTACTGCTGCTGCGCGCGACGCCGGAGCAAATGGGACTGCTGATCGCCTTGCAAACCTTGCCGTTTGCGCTGTTTTCGCTGCCGGCCGGCGTCTGGCTGGACCGCCGCAGCAAGTATCCGGTGTTGCTGTGGTCCGAGTGCATGTTCGGCTGTGTGCTGGCGGTGATTCCCATCAGTTACTGGCTGGGTGTGCTGTCCATGCATGTGATCTATACGGTCGGATTCCTGATGGGGGTCGGATTTGTGATCGGCGGCAGCGCGGCCCAGGTATTCCTGGCGCAACTGGTAGGGCGCGACCAGTTGCTGTCTGCGCAGAGCAAGTTCGCCGCCACCGATTCGATGGCGCGTCTGATCGGCCCTGGCATCGCCGGCATGCTGGTGCAGCTGCTGACGGCGCCGGTAGCGGTGCTGGTCAATGCCCTCAGCTTCTTGCTGTCATGGTGGAACCTGCGCCATCTGAAGAAGCGCGATCCCTATCCGGCGCCATCCAGCCGCCATCCGTTTCGCGAAATGGTTGACGGCATCAAGATGGTCAGGAATCATGAAGTACTGTGGGCGCTGGCCTGGGGCACGGCGCTGTGGCAGATTCTGTTCAACGGCTATCTGGCGCTGCAGATCCTGTTCGCCACGCACCAGCTCGGCATGTCGCCGGGTGTCTTGGGCGCGGCGCAAACGCTGGGCGGCCTGGGCGTGCTGGTCAGTTCCATGCTGCTCAAGCCGCTGTCGCGGCGCTTCGGCAGCGGCCGCACGATCCTGATCGGCCTCGCCGGCACCGCTGCGGCCTGGCTGCTGCTGGCCGCAATTCCTGCCACCATCTTCGGCTCTTCCGCGCTGAGCGCGCTGGCTTACGGCGTGGTGGTGTTTGTCTTCGACTGCAGCGCCATGCTGTATTTCATGCCTTACCTGGCCTTGCGTCTGAAACTGACGCCGGATGCGTTCCATGGCCGCATGGTGTCGACCATGCGCTTCATGACCGTGGCGGCAGCGCCGCTGGGCGCCTTGTCGGCCGGCTGGATTGCCGAACATCTGGGCGTGCGCAGC
- a CDS encoding TetR/AcrR family transcriptional regulator, with protein MDKVHTLNDTRATLLQTGLKLFAEQGYNGTGIKEIVDAAGVPKGSFYNYFKSKEDFGGEVISHYADGFAVTWSKYFAEGPQQPLAALRYTYERLISYHEQCEVKAGCLLGNFAAEMAESSEVCRITLQEVVSGWRKRFVSYLRKAQADGTVRTDLSAEQLADFFWNAWEGALLRMKIERSTAPVRACVNLMFDHFFLPQ; from the coding sequence ATGGATAAAGTTCACACCCTCAACGACACCCGCGCGACGCTGCTGCAGACCGGGCTCAAGCTGTTTGCCGAGCAAGGCTACAACGGCACCGGCATCAAGGAAATCGTCGATGCTGCCGGCGTGCCCAAGGGTTCGTTCTACAACTATTTCAAGAGCAAGGAAGACTTCGGCGGCGAAGTCATTTCGCACTACGCCGACGGCTTCGCCGTCACCTGGTCGAAGTACTTCGCCGAAGGACCGCAGCAGCCGCTGGCCGCCTTGCGCTACACCTACGAACGCCTGATCAGTTATCACGAGCAGTGCGAAGTAAAAGCCGGCTGCCTGCTGGGCAATTTTGCCGCGGAAATGGCTGAATCCAGCGAAGTGTGCCGGATCACCCTGCAAGAAGTCGTCAGCGGCTGGCGCAAGCGCTTTGTCAGCTATTTGCGCAAAGCCCAGGCCGATGGCACGGTGCGCACCGACCTCAGCGCCGAGCAGCTCGCCGACTTTTTCTGGAATGCCTGGGAAGGCGCTTTGCTGCGCATGAAGATCGAGCGCTCGACCGCGCCGGTGCGCGCCTGCGTCAACCTGATGTTTGATCATTTTTTCTTGCCGCAATAG
- a CDS encoding alkene reductase: MSHNKEARTEDSLFQPARIGDIELANRIVMAPLTRNRAGEGNVPNELNLKYYAQRASAGLIVTEATQVSAQAQGYANTPGLHTPEQVAAWKKITDAVHAKGGRIVVQIWHTGRMSHTSFQPDGKAPLAPSAIRADAKTYVPGEGFIDTSVPREITQAEIAVVVDDFRQTARRALEAGFDGIEIHGAHGYLLDSFLRDGSNHRTDNYGGSIENRARLLLEVVAATTAEIGGGRVGVRLSPVSPVNDSSESAPQPLFNYVVEQLNKFGLAYLHVVEGHTGGSRDNAPFDYEALHQRFDGAWLVNNGYDRMMARQAIASGHGDLVAFGRAFITNPDLVQRLQHNLPLNVPFSDAPLYGGVGEHGYTDYPALTDA, translated from the coding sequence ATGAGTCACAACAAAGAAGCACGTACCGAAGACAGCCTGTTCCAGCCCGCGCGCATCGGCGACATCGAGCTGGCCAACCGGATTGTCATGGCGCCGCTGACCCGCAACCGCGCCGGCGAAGGTAACGTCCCCAACGAACTGAACCTGAAGTATTACGCCCAGCGCGCCTCGGCCGGCCTGATCGTGACCGAAGCGACCCAGGTCTCGGCGCAAGCGCAAGGCTATGCCAACACCCCTGGCCTGCACACGCCGGAACAGGTCGCCGCTTGGAAGAAAATCACCGACGCCGTGCATGCAAAAGGCGGCCGCATCGTGGTGCAGATCTGGCACACCGGGCGCATGTCGCATACTTCCTTCCAGCCGGACGGCAAGGCGCCGCTGGCGCCTTCGGCAATCCGCGCCGACGCCAAGACTTATGTGCCGGGCGAAGGCTTCATCGACACTTCCGTGCCACGCGAAATCACGCAGGCAGAAATCGCAGTAGTCGTAGACGACTTCCGCCAGACCGCGAGACGCGCCCTGGAAGCCGGCTTCGACGGCATTGAAATCCACGGTGCCCACGGCTATTTGCTGGACAGCTTCCTGCGCGACGGCTCCAACCACCGCACCGACAACTACGGCGGCAGCATCGAAAATCGCGCCCGCCTGTTGCTGGAAGTCGTGGCCGCCACCACCGCCGAAATCGGCGGCGGCCGCGTCGGCGTCAGGTTGTCGCCAGTGTCGCCGGTCAACGATTCCAGCGAAAGCGCACCGCAGCCGCTATTCAACTATGTCGTAGAGCAGTTGAACAAATTCGGCCTGGCCTACCTGCACGTAGTAGAAGGCCACACCGGCGGCTCACGCGACAACGCACCGTTCGACTACGAAGCGCTGCACCAGCGTTTCGACGGCGCCTGGCTGGTCAACAACGGCTACGACCGCATGATGGCGCGCCAAGCCATCGCCAGCGGCCACGGCGACCTGGTAGCGTTCGGACGCGCCTTCATCACCAATCCGGACCTGGTTCAGCGCCTGCAGCACAACCTGCCCCTCAACGTCCCCTTCAGCGATGCACCGCTGTATGGCGGCGTTGGCGAACACGGCTACACCGACTATCCGGCACTGACTGACGCATAA
- a CDS encoding molybdopterin-dependent oxidoreductase, with product MKFNQGSSARRRFLQQAGFAATSLALAPMQSFAAATVSIPVDNGERELVAYPQKRPLMRITTRPPHLETPFSVFNEGPITANDAFFVRYHLANIPTSIDPDSYRLKIGGRVTRELSLSLAELKALAPAVEVVAVNQCSGNSRAFSTPRVFGAQLGNGSMGNARWTGVSLKAVLEHAGVLGDARQVSFNGLDEPVLPTTPDFIKALDIDHALSGEPILAWAMNGTDIPFLNGYPLKLIVPGYFGTYWVKHLNQIEVLDHVFDGFFMATAYRVPDNDCMCVEPGTAAAKTRPIGRLKTRSFITSLHDGSVVHAGRRLELKGIAFDGGTGIRTVDISADGGQSWKSAVLGKDLGKYSFREWRFGMTPLRKGELQLMVRATSNGGEVQPLEATWNPAGYARNVIETTKISVA from the coding sequence ATGAAATTCAATCAAGGCAGCAGCGCACGCCGCAGGTTTCTGCAGCAGGCCGGGTTTGCCGCTACTTCGCTGGCGTTGGCGCCCATGCAGAGTTTTGCGGCGGCGACCGTCAGCATCCCGGTGGACAACGGCGAGCGCGAGCTGGTCGCGTATCCGCAAAAGCGGCCGCTGATGCGCATCACCACGCGGCCGCCGCATCTGGAAACGCCGTTCAGCGTTTTCAATGAAGGCCCGATCACCGCCAACGATGCATTTTTCGTGCGTTATCACCTGGCGAATATACCGACCTCTATCGATCCTGACAGTTATCGCTTGAAGATCGGCGGCCGCGTGACGCGCGAGTTGTCCCTGTCGCTGGCCGAACTGAAGGCGCTGGCGCCGGCGGTGGAAGTGGTGGCGGTCAACCAGTGTTCCGGCAACAGCCGCGCCTTCTCAACACCACGGGTGTTTGGCGCGCAGCTGGGCAATGGCTCCATGGGCAACGCACGCTGGACCGGCGTGTCCTTGAAGGCGGTGCTGGAACATGCCGGCGTGCTGGGCGATGCGCGCCAGGTCAGCTTCAACGGCCTGGACGAGCCAGTGCTGCCGACCACGCCGGATTTCATCAAGGCGCTGGATATCGACCATGCGTTGAGCGGCGAGCCTATCCTGGCCTGGGCCATGAATGGAACGGACATTCCCTTCCTGAACGGTTATCCGCTCAAACTGATCGTGCCAGGCTATTTCGGCACTTACTGGGTCAAACACCTGAACCAGATCGAGGTGCTGGATCATGTTTTCGACGGTTTTTTCATGGCGACGGCGTACCGGGTGCCGGATAACGATTGCATGTGCGTGGAGCCGGGCACTGCGGCGGCCAAGACGCGGCCGATCGGGCGTTTGAAGACGCGTTCATTCATCACCAGTTTGCATGACGGTTCGGTGGTGCATGCGGGGCGGCGGCTGGAGCTGAAAGGGATTGCCTTTGACGGCGGTACCGGCATCCGGACGGTGGATATTTCGGCCGATGGCGGACAGAGCTGGAAGAGTGCGGTGCTGGGCAAGGACCTTGGCAAGTATTCTTTCCGCGAGTGGCGCTTTGGCATGACGCCTTTGCGCAAAGGGGAGCTGCAGCTGATGGTAAGGGCGACCTCCAACGGCGGCGAGGTGCAGCCGCTGGAGGCGACCTGGAATCCGGCGGGCTATGCGCGTAATGTGATTGAAACCACCAAGATCAGTGTCGCTTAG
- a CDS encoding acyl-CoA dehydrogenase yields the protein MSSSHASFHWDDPLLLDQQLSDEERMVRDSAAAYAQDKLAPRVLLSFRNERTDVEIFREMGALGLLGATIPEEYGGAGLNYVSYGLIAREIERIDSGYRSMMSVQSSLVMLPIFEFGNLATKQKYLPKLASGEFIGCFGLTEPDHGSDPGSMVTRARKVDGGYALSGSKMWITNSPIADVFVVWAKDDEGAIRGFVLEKGWQGLSTPAIHGKVGLRTSITGEIVMDQVFCPEENAFPEVRGLKGPFTCLNSARFGIAWGALGAAEFCWHAARQYTMERKQFGRPLAANQLVQLKLVNMQTEITMALQGCLRLGRMKEEGSASVEITSIMKRNSCGKSLDIARLARDMLGGNGISDEFGVIRHLVNLEVVNTYEGTHDVHALILGRAQTGIAAFAN from the coding sequence ATGTCCTCATCACACGCCAGCTTCCATTGGGACGACCCGCTTTTGCTGGACCAGCAGCTCAGCGACGAGGAACGCATGGTGCGCGACAGCGCCGCCGCTTACGCACAGGACAAGCTGGCGCCGCGCGTGCTGCTGTCGTTCCGCAATGAACGGACCGATGTCGAGATCTTCCGGGAAATGGGCGCGCTCGGTTTGCTCGGCGCCACCATTCCCGAAGAATACGGCGGCGCCGGCCTCAACTACGTCAGCTACGGCCTGATCGCGCGCGAGATCGAACGCATCGACTCAGGCTACCGCTCCATGATGAGCGTGCAAAGCTCGCTGGTGATGCTGCCGATCTTCGAATTCGGCAACCTGGCCACCAAACAGAAATACCTGCCCAAGCTGGCCAGCGGCGAATTCATCGGCTGTTTCGGCCTGACCGAGCCGGACCACGGTTCCGACCCTGGCAGCATGGTCACGCGCGCGCGCAAGGTCGACGGCGGCTACGCCCTGAGCGGCAGCAAGATGTGGATCACCAACAGTCCGATCGCCGACGTCTTCGTGGTCTGGGCCAAGGACGACGAGGGCGCGATCCGCGGCTTCGTCCTGGAAAAAGGCTGGCAAGGCTTGTCGACGCCGGCGATCCACGGCAAGGTCGGCCTGCGCACTTCGATCACCGGCGAGATCGTCATGGACCAGGTGTTCTGTCCGGAAGAAAATGCCTTCCCCGAGGTCCGTGGCCTCAAAGGTCCGTTCACCTGCCTCAATTCAGCGCGCTTCGGGATCGCCTGGGGTGCACTCGGCGCTGCCGAGTTCTGCTGGCATGCGGCGCGCCAGTACACCATGGAGCGCAAACAGTTCGGCCGGCCGCTGGCCGCCAACCAGCTGGTGCAGCTCAAGCTGGTCAACATGCAGACCGAGATCACCATGGCGCTGCAAGGCTGCCTGCGGCTAGGCCGCATGAAGGAAGAAGGCAGCGCCTCGGTGGAAATCACTTCCATCATGAAGCGCAATTCCTGTGGCAAGTCGCTGGATATTGCTCGTCTGGCGCGCGACATGTTGGGCGGCAACGGCATCTCCGACGAGTTTGGCGTGATCCGCCACCTGGTGAATCTCGAAGTGGTGAATACCTATGAAGGCACGCATGACGTCCATGCCCTGATCCTGGGCCGGGCCCAGACCGGGATCGCCGCCTTCGCCAACTAG
- a CDS encoding Nramp family divalent metal transporter — protein MLSLPTTATAPFCPSEVAGTVAVPSSGPFWKKILRFVGPGLLISVGYMDPGNWATSIQAGSQFGYQLLFVVLLSSLAAIVLQCLSMRLGIATGKDLAVHSRERYSPAAGKCMWFFAEISIIACDLAEVLGCALAFKLLLGVSLPVGVLLTAFDTLLVLGLKGKGFRQIEAIILGLVLTIAACLFVELIFLKPDWQAVAAGMVPSLSALASREPLYLAIGILGATVMPHNLYLHSSIVQTRVVADDDRSRRQAIQLSRLDTIVSLLLALLVNAAILVLAASAFNATGNTSVIEIDQAYHLLDPITGSAVAGILFGLALLASGQSSTFTGTIAGQVIMEGFLNLKIPCWQRRLLTRGLALAPALAGVLTWGEHSVGRLLVLSQVVLSLQLPFAMYPLIRLTSRRDVMGAFANSRLTASISWLLFGVISAANIWLVLQVFGVG, from the coding sequence ATGCTTAGCTTGCCGACTACCGCCACTGCACCATTCTGTCCATCCGAGGTGGCCGGCACGGTCGCCGTCCCCAGCAGTGGTCCGTTCTGGAAAAAGATCCTGCGCTTCGTCGGCCCGGGTTTACTGATTTCGGTCGGCTACATGGATCCGGGCAACTGGGCGACCTCGATCCAGGCTGGCTCGCAGTTTGGCTACCAACTGCTGTTCGTGGTGCTGCTGTCCAGCCTGGCCGCCATCGTCCTGCAATGCCTGAGCATGCGGCTGGGCATCGCCACCGGCAAGGACCTGGCGGTGCATTCGCGCGAGCGCTACAGTCCGGCTGCCGGCAAATGCATGTGGTTTTTCGCGGAGATTTCGATCATTGCCTGTGACCTGGCCGAAGTGCTGGGCTGCGCGCTGGCGTTCAAGCTGCTGCTGGGCGTTTCGCTGCCGGTCGGCGTGCTCCTGACCGCATTCGATACGCTGCTGGTGCTGGGGTTGAAGGGCAAGGGCTTCCGCCAGATCGAGGCCATCATCCTGGGGCTGGTGCTGACCATCGCCGCCTGCCTGTTCGTGGAATTGATATTCTTGAAGCCGGACTGGCAGGCCGTGGCGGCCGGCATGGTGCCGTCGCTGAGTGCCTTGGCCAGCCGCGAGCCCTTGTACTTGGCGATCGGGATCCTGGGGGCGACGGTGATGCCGCACAATCTGTATCTGCATTCGTCGATCGTGCAGACGCGGGTGGTGGCCGACGACGACCGCAGCCGGCGGCAGGCGATACAGCTGTCGCGGCTGGATACCATCGTCTCGCTGCTGCTGGCGCTGCTGGTCAACGCTGCGATCCTGGTGTTGGCGGCGAGCGCGTTCAATGCGACCGGCAATACTTCGGTGATCGAGATCGACCAGGCGTATCACTTGCTTGACCCGATTACAGGCAGTGCCGTGGCCGGCATCCTGTTCGGCCTGGCGCTGCTGGCCTCAGGCCAGAGCTCGACATTTACCGGCACGATTGCCGGCCAGGTCATCATGGAAGGCTTCCTCAACTTGAAGATTCCATGCTGGCAGCGCCGTCTGCTGACGCGTGGCCTGGCACTGGCGCCGGCGCTGGCCGGCGTGCTGACCTGGGGCGAGCATTCGGTCGGCCGCCTGCTGGTGCTGAGCCAAGTGGTGCTCAGCCTGCAGCTGCCGTTCGCCATGTATCCGCTGATCCGCCTCACCAGTCGCCGCGACGTCATGGGCGCGTTTGCGAATTCGCGCCTGACGGCGAGCATATCGTGGCTGTTGTTCGGCGTGATTTCAGCCGCGAATATCTGGCTGGTGCTGCAAGTATTTGGCGTCGGCTGA
- a CDS encoding PA domain-containing protein, translating into MKKLVCYAGFLALLGAMPTVHAADFILVNQDAPGAGLNDLTAAAPVGGNPGKTLGEQRRLVYQFALEMYGSLLNSAVPVRVRASFASLGKNAAGNNILGQAGPTSSYMNFFNRPLPDTVYNVALANALSGAKINVGEDDINSQFTTDIDVGGQGWYYGLDGRTPKGQTNFLDVVTHEIGHGLGFTGDNAASRAVGSPSRIYNRYIRTADGLDWSAMNLAQRNAAQISDKLVWSGPQVTAEVPLKLQPELALHISAPAAAVGDNPFATADFGSAASSTAFTGNLVQATYADAGNVIHTDGCLPITNGAALAGRIALIDRGVCNFSQKTLYAQQAGAVAVIIASNKPDALAPMAAGDANVAAQITIPTVLVTQALGNQLKANLQGLVAGGIGPYADHRLAAVLTDGVDAAGHAMRHVKLYAPPGFLPGSSVSHFDQLTVPTALMAPSASATVIAQADLDLTPALFMDIGWTVNRGNLNLLDCATSVPVSSPGGLIPGANAMTNLKLCAKTSATVGDYRDCTGRYIQSRLEAKLFKPAQAQSLKMCLVGSKADAQYAAWH; encoded by the coding sequence ATGAAAAAGCTCGTCTGCTATGCCGGCTTTTTAGCCCTTCTCGGCGCCATGCCGACAGTACACGCCGCCGATTTCATCCTGGTCAACCAGGATGCGCCGGGAGCCGGCCTGAACGACCTGACGGCGGCAGCGCCGGTGGGCGGCAATCCCGGCAAGACTCTGGGAGAACAGCGGCGCCTGGTCTATCAGTTTGCACTCGAAATGTATGGCAGCTTGCTCAACAGTGCAGTACCGGTGCGGGTGCGGGCGTCCTTTGCTTCGCTCGGCAAGAACGCGGCCGGCAACAACATACTGGGGCAGGCGGGCCCGACCAGCAGCTACATGAATTTCTTCAATCGGCCGCTACCCGATACGGTGTATAACGTCGCGCTTGCAAATGCCCTGAGCGGCGCGAAGATCAACGTCGGGGAAGATGATATCAATTCGCAATTCACCACCGATATCGATGTTGGCGGCCAGGGCTGGTATTACGGGCTGGATGGCAGGACGCCAAAGGGACAAACCAATTTCCTCGATGTGGTCACCCACGAGATCGGCCACGGACTGGGTTTTACCGGCGACAACGCGGCAAGCCGCGCGGTCGGCAGCCCCAGCCGCATCTATAACCGCTACATACGCACTGCCGACGGACTCGACTGGAGCGCAATGAATCTGGCGCAACGCAACGCTGCCCAGATCAGCGACAAGCTGGTGTGGAGCGGTCCGCAAGTCACTGCGGAAGTGCCGCTCAAACTGCAGCCAGAGCTTGCTCTGCACATTTCGGCACCGGCGGCCGCGGTCGGCGACAATCCGTTCGCCACTGCCGATTTCGGTTCGGCGGCAAGCAGTACGGCGTTTACCGGCAATCTGGTGCAAGCCACCTATGCAGATGCCGGCAATGTCATCCATACCGACGGCTGCCTGCCGATCACCAACGGTGCGGCACTTGCCGGCCGCATAGCCTTGATCGACCGCGGCGTCTGCAATTTCTCGCAGAAGACGCTGTATGCCCAACAGGCCGGTGCGGTGGCGGTGATCATCGCCAGCAATAAACCGGACGCACTGGCGCCCATGGCTGCCGGCGATGCCAACGTGGCGGCACAGATCACCATCCCGACCGTACTTGTAACGCAAGCACTAGGAAATCAGCTCAAAGCGAATCTGCAAGGACTGGTCGCCGGCGGTATCGGTCCCTATGCCGACCATCGCTTGGCTGCCGTACTGACGGACGGCGTCGATGCGGCAGGCCATGCCATGCGGCATGTCAAGCTGTACGCGCCGCCCGGATTCCTGCCGGGATCGAGCGTTTCCCATTTCGACCAGCTTACCGTGCCGACGGCGCTGATGGCGCCAAGCGCCAGCGCGACCGTCATTGCCCAGGCCGACCTTGACCTGACGCCGGCGCTGTTCATGGATATCGGCTGGACTGTCAACCGCGGCAACCTGAACCTGCTCGATTGCGCCACCAGCGTGCCGGTCTCTTCTCCCGGCGGCCTGATCCCGGGCGCCAACGCCATGACCAATCTCAAACTGTGCGCCAAGACTTCCGCCACCGTCGGCGATTACCGCGACTGCACCGGCCGCTACATCCAGTCGCGCCTGGAAGCCAAGCTGTTCAAGCCGGCGCAGGCACAGAGCCTGAAGATGTGCCTGGTCGGCAGCAAAGCTGATGCGCAATATGCGGCCTGGCACTGA
- a CDS encoding YadA family autotransporter adhesin — protein MKNKQTRVGVPAVSLLQMSLCVAVLSWLPLEASAQLVPSYFDANGLKDGSDNAQASGADAVAAGNASVASGAQATALGSGALASDQNTTAVGAYAAAAKANASALGANSFAGEAGSTAVGANASALGVNATVVGESALVNGKNSTALGRLSRASTDNSVALGANSVAERANTVSVGSVQSVTDSDGNVTAPFQRQIINVAAGTQDNDVTNLAQYRNLAAALGGNASVNAAGALVAPSYVIQGASSAKVGDAFSAVDIWLTGMRSSLSSLDTRVVGIDSRATKLEQTVGATTTTTTNSANTLSADLSATTKTANNSAQYGSGGTALVLNANNGAGTVINNVAAGVAASDAANVGQLSDMQKALVSLFNSGACKIGASGSVACGNGVSAKGANAIAQGTNASANGDNTVALGAGATASFNGSVAIGAGAQAIADPATAIGNNAIASGNNSVAVGANAVASASNSVALGQGSLATRANTVSVGYIGGERQIANVAPGTLGTDAVNLNQMQASAQDTLNQSKSYAARATAQAMAIPRVYIARGDNSGIAIGTASYGGYGALGIAFASSVSQHTQLAVGASAANGGQLAIQGSGSFSW, from the coding sequence ATGAAGAATAAGCAAACCAGAGTTGGCGTACCGGCCGTTTCGCTGTTGCAAATGAGCCTGTGCGTCGCGGTGTTGAGCTGGCTGCCGCTGGAAGCTAGCGCGCAGCTTGTGCCATCCTACTTTGACGCCAACGGCTTGAAGGACGGCAGCGACAACGCCCAGGCCAGCGGCGCCGACGCCGTGGCTGCCGGCAACGCCAGCGTGGCTTCAGGCGCGCAAGCCACGGCCTTGGGCAGCGGCGCCTTGGCCAGCGACCAGAATACAACGGCCGTAGGCGCCTATGCCGCTGCGGCCAAGGCCAATGCTTCGGCGCTCGGCGCCAACAGCTTTGCCGGCGAGGCCGGCAGCACTGCTGTAGGAGCAAACGCCAGTGCGCTCGGCGTCAACGCCACGGTGGTAGGCGAATCGGCCCTGGTCAATGGCAAGAACAGCACCGCGCTGGGACGGCTGAGCCGCGCCAGCACCGACAACAGCGTCGCGCTGGGCGCCAACTCGGTGGCCGAGCGTGCCAACACGGTATCGGTCGGCAGCGTGCAAAGCGTGACCGACAGCGACGGCAATGTGACCGCGCCGTTCCAGCGCCAGATCATCAATGTCGCGGCCGGCACACAGGACAACGACGTCACCAACCTTGCCCAGTACCGCAACCTGGCGGCCGCGCTGGGCGGCAATGCCTCCGTCAACGCTGCCGGCGCACTGGTGGCGCCCTCCTACGTGATCCAGGGCGCCAGTTCTGCCAAGGTGGGGGATGCTTTCTCTGCGGTAGACATCTGGCTGACCGGCATGCGTTCGTCGCTCAGCAGCCTGGATACGCGTGTGGTCGGTATCGATAGCCGCGCCACCAAACTGGAACAGACCGTCGGCGCCACCACGACTACGACCACCAATAGCGCCAATACATTGAGCGCCGACCTCAGCGCCACTACCAAAACGGCCAACAACTCGGCTCAGTATGGGAGCGGCGGCACGGCGCTGGTGCTGAACGCTAACAACGGCGCCGGCACCGTCATCAACAATGTGGCAGCCGGCGTTGCCGCCAGCGACGCCGCCAACGTCGGTCAGCTGAGCGACATGCAAAAAGCCCTGGTATCGCTATTCAACAGCGGCGCCTGCAAGATCGGCGCCAGCGGCAGCGTCGCTTGCGGCAATGGTGTCTCGGCCAAGGGCGCCAACGCCATCGCCCAGGGCACCAATGCCAGCGCCAATGGCGACAACACCGTGGCGCTGGGCGCCGGCGCTACCGCCAGCTTCAACGGCTCGGTAGCGATCGGCGCGGGCGCGCAGGCGATTGCCGATCCGGCGACGGCGATCGGCAACAATGCGATTGCCAGCGGCAATAACTCAGTGGCAGTCGGCGCCAATGCCGTGGCCTCAGCTTCCAACTCGGTGGCGCTGGGACAAGGCTCGCTGGCGACACGCGCGAATACCGTATCGGTCGGCTACATCGGCGGCGAGCGGCAGATCGCCAATGTGGCTCCAGGCACGCTCGGCACCGATGCCGTCAACCTCAACCAGATGCAAGCATCGGCGCAGGATACGCTGAACCAGAGCAAGAGCTACGCTGCCCGCGCCACCGCCCAGGCCATGGCGATCCCGCGCGTGTATATCGCGCGTGGAGACAACAGCGGCATCGCAATAGGCACCGCCAGCTATGGCGGCTACGGTGCGCTCGGCATCGCTTTCGCCTCCAGCGTTTCCCAGCATACCCAGCTGGCAGTCGGCGCCAGTGCCGCCAACGGCGGGCAGCTGGCGATCCAGGGCAGCGGCAGCTTCTCCTGGTAG